In a genomic window of Halorientalis sp. IM1011:
- a CDS encoding polysaccharide deacetylase family protein — MDETGPEQSRRGVLRAIGGGVGVAMAGNGIAGSALGQTTTGNGGGSDNTSKLVFTYDDSPAEDVTKTLPIHQEEGVPASIGAVSSHINHSEEWLSGQQLQKLESEGWEIMSHTAEHRALDEIEVTRDVAPGDTKLYVESNIHSRTPDPILISDGETETTATIVDGGEDANGEYLELESSVGQSFSASDGVTERFTDEVLRSALENSKTALEQYGVTVSNLVLPYDRYGERAKELIPEYYDAVPNADYGGVNHVDDLDPYEMERKYFAMGRSGVTELGDFMDTVADENAIGILAGHSQSEELTPDRIRLAIRMAKERDIEIVTLREALQDAGVVDESNTSTSESTGPSGDDSTGSSDSSGGFFDSLAQTISNIIDSVLSVF; from the coding sequence ATGGACGAGACAGGTCCGGAACAGTCGAGACGTGGGGTTCTCAGAGCGATCGGCGGCGGGGTCGGTGTGGCGATGGCCGGAAACGGCATCGCCGGTTCCGCACTGGGACAGACCACGACCGGGAACGGCGGCGGCTCCGACAACACGAGCAAACTCGTATTCACGTACGACGACAGTCCGGCCGAGGACGTCACGAAGACGCTCCCGATCCACCAGGAGGAGGGCGTCCCGGCCAGTATCGGTGCAGTCTCCAGTCACATCAATCACTCCGAGGAGTGGCTCTCGGGCCAGCAGTTGCAAAAACTGGAGTCGGAAGGGTGGGAGATCATGTCCCACACCGCCGAGCACCGTGCGCTCGACGAGATCGAGGTCACGCGTGACGTCGCCCCGGGCGACACGAAGCTGTACGTCGAGTCGAACATCCACTCGCGAACGCCCGATCCGATTCTGATCAGCGACGGCGAGACGGAAACGACCGCGACGATCGTCGACGGTGGGGAAGACGCCAACGGAGAGTACCTCGAACTCGAATCGTCGGTCGGCCAGTCGTTCTCCGCGAGCGACGGGGTGACCGAGCGGTTCACGGACGAGGTGCTCCGGTCCGCGCTCGAAAACTCGAAGACAGCACTCGAACAGTACGGGGTGACCGTCTCGAATCTGGTCCTGCCGTACGATCGCTACGGCGAGCGCGCGAAGGAACTCATCCCCGAGTACTACGACGCGGTTCCGAACGCCGATTACGGCGGCGTCAACCACGTCGACGACCTCGATCCCTACGAGATGGAGCGGAAGTACTTCGCGATGGGACGGTCCGGCGTGACCGAACTCGGGGACTTCATGGACACCGTCGCAGACGAGAACGCGATCGGGATTCTGGCCGGTCACAGCCAGTCCGAGGAACTCACTCCCGACCGGATCCGGCTCGCCATCCGCATGGCGAAGGAACGCGACATCGAGATCGTCACGCTCCGTGAGGCCCTCCAGGACGCGGGGGTCGTCGACGAATCGAACACGTCGACGTCGGAGTCGACCGGACCGTCCGGTGACGACTCGACGGGGTCGTCGGACTCCTCGGGTGGATTCTTCGATTCGCTGGCACAGACGATCAGCAACATCATCGACTCGGTCCTGAGCGTTTTCTAG